Genomic window (Tripterygium wilfordii isolate XIE 37 chromosome 11, ASM1340144v1, whole genome shotgun sequence):
ATACCACAAGGATAACTGGTTTTCAAGCATCCAAGAGCTCATAGTCATAGTTCCGCAAGATTTTATCTCCAACAAccatcaaaatatatatatatatagagagagagagagagagggagagattaaTACTAAGGCAAGTATTACATAAGTCGAAAACTAATACGACAAATGGTAGAAGGTAGCTCATAGGGCAAAGATAAAAGCTTATACCAAAGTATGTATGTACTTTAGTTCATTACAGAATAAAATTAATGCCAGTTCATGCTTAGGATAGTGatcaaccaaaaataaaataagctaGCTATTCACCACACATATTTCTAACTTCCTGTTTTCCATTATATATTCTATTGGTATCCACGTGGACCACATCTTTTCTGTTATCCGGTTTATTTTTGGCCCTTTTTTTGTACCATAGTTGGAACCTTCAGCTAAATTTTGTATGAGCTCAGCCTATCAGCACTACTCTTTCTGCCCATCATCCTTCCCTGgtaagcaaaaattgaagttatctAAATATACATTAAACCATGACGatagatcttcttcttcttccttttttctttacTCCAAATAATTGTCCACCTTCTCACTAATGCCTGCACTGCTTAGTAAATAAATATGCAACTTTTCACATCCCAATGTAAGTACTTTTCTATTATTGATACATTTATACATAtattaaaagagagaagaataaaCGTGTGagtctctctcgctctctcccAGTGAAGTAACTTAAATGGGGAAGCATCGCAACAAAATTAAGTAAAGAGCTAAAACATGAACTGCATCAGGAATGGACTACATTTTTAAtatgaagcaaaaaaaaaaaaaaaaaaagaagctaccAAAGGAAAGAAGGAAGTTACTTTTTACCTCCGTACGACCAGGCATAATAGGTTTCCCGGCCAACAACTCAGCTAGAATGCAACCAGCACTCCAGAGGTCCACACCCACACCATAATCAGTAGCGCCAAGAAGCAGCTCAGGAGGCCGATACCATAAGGTGACCACTCGACTAGtcattggatgcttgtgatttGGATCAAAGAAAGAAGCCAGTCCAAAATCAGCAATCCTAAGAATTCCTCCATCATCAATGAGAAGATTTGAACCTTTAATGTCTCGATGAAGCACACCACGATTGTGACAGTGCTCAAGTCCAGACAGTAGTTGATGCATGTAACATTTAACCTAAATGATGAACACACATTAGGAATCAATGAGGAACAGAATAATGCAACAATACGCTTTCGTAACTTGAAGTGTCCAGGTACCTAACTTGTcttaaatttcaaaaagaaacttGGACAAACCTGTGATTCCGTAAATTTTACAGCTGGGCTTGCAGCAAGTCCAGCCAAATCATGATCCATGTACTGAAAAACCAGGTACAAACTACAAGACATTCTTGAGGTAACTAAACCCTCCAACTTGACAACATTGGGATGATCCAATCTTCGCAGAATAAGGATTTCTCTAGCCATAAATTTCACACTCTCAGGTTCCACATTATCAAAACAAACCTTCTTCAGTGCAACAATTTTACCCGTTAATAGATCTTTAGCTTTATATACATTGCTATATGTTCCTTGCCCAATCTatcatgaagaaagaaaaagatatcAGGTAAACCTAAATTCTGTCAAGTTAATAAGAAATAAGAGTAAGTACCAAAACATTTCAAATTATCAAATCTGTGAATGTCAAAAGCAAGGGGAAGCGAATGCATCACATTCCCCAATGTCATATGatctaacaaatcaaatttcacTTCCACGACAAAGCAAATTGACTATCATGGTAATGCTACTTTCAAAACCACCATTGCCACATTATTTGTCGCAGACATGATGCATCGGGACTTCGGGAGCCATATGCAAATTGCTTCAGACTTCCTTTTCAAAGAGAAATCTCCATGTGGCCATTAATTTCAAAAAGCTATAATTACACATCTTTCAGTACATACACATGTAAATTGTGAACCACgactagaattttttttaaaaaaatggtacCCACCTTATCAATCTTCTCAAAGGTGTCTGCCCGTCGTGGAATCCATCCATTGAGTGCCTCTCCACAGACAGCTGAAAGCCAGGATGGCCACCCAGCTGCCACCTGCTCCCCGTGCAAGTGCTTCGGCGGATTGCTTAGCCTTGGGTTTGGCCGCGACTTTCTCCTCTCGCGTCTTGGTTTTATCTCCCCATCCACCTTCTCCTCCTTCTGGGAGTTACCATTTTGAGCCTCAACAACACTAGCATCTTCCTTACTAACAGTAACATTCTCAACTTCCCTAATAGTTTCAACACTTGGGATTTTCACTTCTCTAGACTCCGAAACTATGCCGGAGGATACCTCTCGGCCTAGCACACACCCCATCTCTTGCAACTAAACCTCATTGCTCAACATGGTCCATGCGAGTTCTCTCTTTCTTTGGTTTCTTTCTATCAACTACTATTCTTCATAACCAATCAGACACCGTAAATCGAGCACTTACCAAGCTTGATCAGGCACCTACATAAACCAACCAAATTCACTAATCATATGATCTAAAAAGCAAAACCCATCTCAGCATAATAACTACAGAGTACAGACGATCAATAGACATGAAAACCAATGAATAAATCCAATTTTGATATCAGAGGCTTCAAGAttcacacaaaataaaaaaaaaatggtcaaaAAAATGCAGCAGTAAGGAAAATAACTTTAGAGTCAATATTGATCCAATAGAACGATaaagaatgagagagagagagagagagaagagacagTAGATTGTTCTGTATTTTATACTGACCCGAGTAGAGACGGAGACAGAGAAGTATCTCGCTTCGATTGATATTTTTGGGTGTGTTGTTtcagacaagaagaagaagcagagagaGAACTTGGACAAGAACAGTAGATCTCTCTATCAGAGATAgtaatatacaaatatatatgattttctTTCCCATTTTTATGCTCAAGTCATACCTCTGCACCCATCTGTCTCCCTCTCccatagtttttctttttcttttttttctcccttaatTACCGGTTGGCTggctcctttttttctttttctttttctttcttttttctgcttTTAATATTACATATCCTCTTTTTATTTTCTGGATTGAACATTTGCAAAGGTTAAAAATGGAAAATACATAGAAGATTATGTGTGATATATAATAGAGAGAAATTTTGGATTTGGGGATAAAAATTCCTAATTTTATTGGGAAATTATGGCATGAATAATTTAAGAAACAtaattttgaaataccattggtgaaattgtttttatttcaaatgGAAAATCAGCCCTTAATCTCCTCAACCCACACAAAACTTGATACGTTGCAAActttttctcactttttttctctctccacccCACTACACACGTTGCTTGATTATTATaagttttcttttgtgtttgttgtgtcattttctcattttcctcACGCTCCGAGAATCGAGACTTGACATGTttattctcttttaatttcctcttcctctcgttttcctttcttcttctttctctccttcttcttccctATTAAGACTACACCAAGGCAGCACCACTCAAACCTTCTCACCAAAACAATAAGTATGATGGTTGGTTGAGGCCACAAGAAATAAGTGCGGTGGTTGGTTGTACACTTGCACGTGTACTcgagagagagagcaaaataGAAAAGATGGAGGCAAATGGTAATTGGTAATTTTTGTTTGGAGTGCTTGAAAATGTATATCATTGTACACTCATAATGTAGAGGAATAGGGAGTGTGCACAAATTACAAGGCATATGGAGTGTTTAATAACCGTTGACCATTGGAGTTGTTGAGCATCCACAGTGGAGGCTCTTGTGCACACTCTCCATATGCCTCTAAACTTGTGCACACATTATCATTTCAAGTGCTTATTTCTCTCATAGCATCTTCAATGGCAAAACTATTTCAAGCCCTCTAAAATACCTTGTAATTTGTgcatatcaaattatcaagaCTATCCTCTATGATGGTACACAATATGAAACACTCcaaactcaaaattttcaactacaatttccctctttttttcctattttatcTCTCTTTGCTAAATTTGCAAGTGTCAAGTGTTGATTGGTTGTGCAACTCTAAAATGTACTCTTAAGTCACTCTTGATATATCAAGAGTCCCTACAGTTTGAAGTGTGTTTCAAGTGTTATTTTTCTCTCATTGTAACCATATAACACTTggaatttgatgttttgtgtgCATGAAAAATAAGTTTCAAGTCTTCCATGGGAGATGCTTCACACCCACAATGGGTATCAATGTCAAGCACTCCAAAATCATTCAACAACCAATGACCAACCTTGaaatgatgagagagaaagaaaagaagggagAAAAATGGATAAGAAAAGTAAGCGAGTGGGTCCCGCTTGTGCACTCATAAAGTGCATTGTCAAGTGCTTGATATATAGCTCTCATTGTGGATGCAACTCTAATGGTGCTTGACTTTAAAATACTTCATTTTGACTTGGTATTTATGCATAACCAAATTCTCAAAATGTCACCtttagagcatgtccaatggacacttgataacacattttcaagtgttgaaaagtgaactttatggaaaatttagagtgctagagttctacaatggaagaaaatgaacacttgaaaacacactttcttgataataacacttgaaatataggttgttgttaaaaatgacacttgaaatatgaagtatgtatatagttgatgaatagtgaagagagatgatgaaaaggaagaaagatatgataaaaaggaagagagaggtgatgaaaaagaaaagagagatgatgaaaagtatgagagagaaaataaagaagatgagtatgaagtgttgatgaatagtgtatattgtgggacccactcatccaattaagttatgccatgtaggagagagtagaagagagagaatgattttgaagtgcttgatatagtTTTTACCACTGGAGTTGCTCTTAAATGGTATAAAATTACAAGCACTTCAAAAACAACTATCATTTAccatttatcatttacatctcttttctattttagtCTCTCTCAAGTACACTTGCAACGTGTTAAGTAAAGTGTGGTTGTGTGAGTCTAAATTTTTCTTTCAAGTGGCTCTTGATATATCAAGTGTCCACTAAATTTAACTTTAATATCAAGAGTTTATTTTCATCCATTATGGGCATCAAGGGTTTCAAGTGCTCAATAAACCTAATTTCAAACGTCCATTGGGCATAGCAGATAGTGTAACTATGTAGGTCAATGTTTGAGGATCAAGAGGCCCTCTAGTCACAATAGTCCTTTTTCACTAAAAATTGAGTAAAATTTTATGAGAATTGTATTCACTATACCTTTACACTAAAAGGCCTAATGTTTTAACATAAACTaacattcaaataaataataaggaaagaaaaagaatattttGTCAAACTTTGGTGTAATTGCTAAATATACTTTTAATGTCATTTTCAAGTTTTAGGCAAAGCTCATTTTTGTCTGATATATGTGTGACGTGAAAAATTGCACATGTTAAGGAATTAgtcaatacaaaaaaaaaaaaaaaattgataagcaAGTCAGTTACAAAATATcgtgaaaaacatgtaaaaaaaaatgtgtattcAATATACATTACATTAAGTTCCTGTTTGATTTTAACATAATAAAATTGTAATAGAAATCATATTACGCGTAATCGGAATTCTAAgttttgataattaaaaaattaaattaaaccaAATATTGGCATGTATTACATATAAAAGTAACCAATCGAGCCCTAAATGTGATGAATacaaaatatttgatatttccATGAACTACtactaaaaaaaagaagcagaatCTTCTGGTATAATTTAGTATACATTAGAGAAAATAATTGCAAGTATAGTCAACAGAAAATGGCAAGATAAATTTGGTAAGTAAGAAATAagaaattttaataatttataactATATTCAAAATCATAATTATAAACAGACAAAAAATGGGTATATGTCACTCTCATCTCCACAACCTTTCAATTTAGTAGGGTTTGTTTGGTCGGAATTGATGGCTTCACTTGTCATTTTGTGAGGCTTTTGACCCTTCTTCCCCTTTTTCTAGTCACTGTACAAgacttattttaaaaaaaaaaacgtaatcATGTTCAATCTAACCAAATCTTTTAAAAATCTTCGTcaattggaatatttttagaaaattcaaacaaaattttatatgttcTGTTCATAATTTTCAGTGCAAGGAGGAGGATTAGAGCCAGAATGTATGTGTTGGGAGACATTTTATCAAGTAAtaacattaatattaaaattattatagTAAAAAAACATAATCTTAAAACTTAATTAATGTTATACATATTTACTAATTACTACCCCAATTAAATCCTTAATATTTTGATAACCTAATGTCTTATACTCcttaaaattattaaatatatttatattgtgaCTTGAAGTTGGAGTGATTAAAGGTTCTATCATTTTTTAGTAATCGAAaacgacaccatacaaatttgcTTTTTCAACATTATATGAGTATAAGTTCGGACTGTCAGACCCGCGCGTATAGAAGTTTCTCACTTAGGATAGTTTGGGCCAAAACCCAACGTGTGATCACAATTATATTGCTCTCAATAGAAATCGAACTCAGAAGAGGTTCAATCATGACTTTTAATCAACTTGTATCCATAAAAAAAGACTAGTATATATACATGAAGAGACAGCTTGTGTCATCCAAAGTCTTAGattgaataattaaaatttcaGATGGTGATATTACCAAATGTTTTTAAGACATCTATTAAGGGATGAGTCAACACCAACCTATGTGTGATTAGATAAAACCATGTGTAccataaattaagaaaaaagatAGGTCATATGGTGAGCCCATCACCAATTAAAAACATGCACAACCAAACCTAACCCAAGAGGAAGCCAACAACCCAATCTTTGAATAACCTATTTTGTAACCACCACACCATGTCCAGCTCAACTCTCATGGACTCAtccttttatatatgtattctCTTACAGAAAAACTGGACAAAAGAAAATGGTAAGATCAATACAATTTCCCAGATCttagcatcatcatcatcatagtcTTTATCTAAAAAATTTAAAGTGAGCTATATGTGTTTATGAGAATATCAACGAAAGCCcatcacatatatttgttttctccattcattaaTTTCCGATAATTTATGAGGAAATGACCGAGCTAAAATACAAAGCAATCCCCTTTTCAATCTTATATCCATCTAAAGATACTTCTTAGATAAGAAAAAGCATGTTTAACACAAATACAACAGGTGGGTCATGAAAC
Coding sequences:
- the LOC120009575 gene encoding probable serine/threonine-protein kinase At1g54610, with amino-acid sequence MGCVLGREVSSGIVSESREVKIPSVETIREVENVTVSKEDASVVEAQNGNSQKEEKVDGEIKPRRERRKSRPNPRLSNPPKHLHGEQVAAGWPSWLSAVCGEALNGWIPRRADTFEKIDKIGQGTYSNVYKAKDLLTGKIVALKKVCFDNVEPESVKFMAREILILRRLDHPNVVKLEGLVTSRMSCSLYLVFQYMDHDLAGLAASPAVKFTESQVKCYMHQLLSGLEHCHNRGVLHRDIKGSNLLIDDGGILRIADFGLASFFDPNHKHPMTSRVVTLWYRPPELLLGATDYGVGVDLWSAGCILAELLAGKPIMPGRTEVEQLHKIYKLCGSPSDEYWKKSRLPNATLFRPREPYKRCIRATFKDFPPSSVPLIETLLAIDPAERETATAALKSEFFLTEPHACDPSSLPKYPPSKEMDAKRRDDEARRLRAAGKVHGDSSKKTRTRERGARAMAAPEANAELQSNIDRRRLINHANAKSKSEKFPPPHQDGALGYPLGMSQHIDPAFVPANVPFSSSFSYSKEPIQTWSGPLGDHTSNGVSRRKKNGASDARDSSRPPPATQRDRSRAKGRKDKA